The genomic DNA TTGCCGCCGCACGATCACTGAGCAGTCAGCCAGGCCTCTCTCCGCACCGGTGAGGGGGAGGCTCGCACGGGTGGAGAGGAAGAACACTGTGAGACGCTTTCTGCGCGACCTCCCGGCACTGCTGAGGAGACCTGAAACTGTCACCGATCTGTTGCAGATCGCGAAGGGTGTGCTCGCCGGCACCGCCGCATGGGCGCTGTCAATATTCGTCCTGGATTCACAGCTGCCGTTCCTGGCCCCGTGGACCGCCCTGCTGACGGTCCACGCGACCGTTCACCGCTCGTTGTCACGGGGTGCGCAGACCACTGTCGCCTCGGCGGTCGGGGTGCTCGTGTCCTTCGTCATCGGTGCCTGGCTCGGGGTGAGCGTGTGGACGTTCGCTTTGGCTCTCCTGGTCGGTCTCCTGGGTTCGCGGATCTCTTGGATACGGGATGAAGGAGTCGCGATCGCCACCACCGCGATCTTCCTCCTCGGCAGCGGTTTCGACAGCCAGCAGCCCCTGCTCCTGGACCGCATGATCGAGGTGGCCCTCGGCGTCGCCGTCGGCGTTGGCGTCAATCTCCTGATCATCCCACCGCTGCGAGACCAGCAGGCGGCGCGCTATGTCGACAGCATCAATCGCCGCATGGGCGACGTGCTGATCAACATGGCGGACGAGTTCTCGACGTCCTGGGACACCGATCAAGCCGAAGCGTGGTTCCGCGAGACCGAGTCGATGAGCGAAGAGCTCGACTCCGCGTGGCAGACGGTGCGGTTCGCGCGCGAGAGCGAGCGCGTGAATCCGAGATCGGGCCTGCGGCGTCGACGCGGGTCCGGCCGGAACGGGTCCTCCACCGTCCCGGCCGAGGAGGCGTCGTACGAGAACATTCTCGCCCGGGTCGACGAGGGCATCTCGCATCTCCGGCATCTGACCCGCACCCTGCGCGAGGCCACCCACCTCGACGGTGACTGGGACGCCCGCTTCCGTAAGGGCTGGGTGAGGATCGTGCGGGATGCGGGGCATGCGATGGCCGACCCGGACGCCGAGGTGGAACCGATCTTCGATCGACTCTCGGACCTCTCCGTCACCGTGGCGCGAGAGGCTCAGCTGCCGCGGGAGTCCTGGCCGCTGTACGGGTCCTTGATCACCAGCATGCGCCACATCGCGGTCATCGTGGACGACGTCGCCTCGGCCCGCGAGGCGCGCGAGGGCGCGGCGGCGAATCCGCGTGACCAGTAGGTCTCACGGGCCGGCCGGGGAAGCGTCGGCGCCGAACGACAGCTCGAGGCCGCGCAGCCGGTATCCCGCCACGAGGTCGTCCCACCCGAGCGACGGCTCGGCCAGGATCGTCGGCTGCTGCGCGAGCACACGGGTCAGGAGCGTGTCGGTCTCGAGCAGGGCGAGGGAGCTGCCTGGGCAGCGGTGGGTGCCGTCCCCGAAGCTCAGTCCCGATGCGCTGACTCCGCGGGGCAGAGGCCGGCCCGGGCAGAGCTCCAGCGGTGCGGCGCCGACGCTCGCGGGGTCCGCGTTGGCGGCCCGGACGTCGATGTCGACGAGGTCTCCGGGGGCCAGGTGGTGCTCGAGGCCTTCGTCGCGGACGGTGAGGGGGCCGCGGACCCGGCGGCACAGGTGACCGACAACGGGCTCGAGGCGGATGATCTCCTGGAGAATGCCGAGGCGCTCGTCCTGGTCGGCGGCGAGGTACCGCTCGCGCAGCGGAGCGTCCTCGAGCGCAGGACCTCCGCGCCTGGCAACAGGGCAGCACCGGGATCGATCTGGTTGATGCGGGAATGCGGGAGCTATGGACCACGGGCTGGATGCACAATCGGGTACGCCTGGTCACCGCCTCGTTCCTGACCAAGAATCTTCGCCTGCACTGGCGCCTCGGTGAGGAGTGGTTCTGGGACACCCTGGTCGACGCCGACGAAGCCTCCAACCCCTTCAATTGGCAGTGGGTCGCTGGAACCGGAGACGACGCCGCCCCCTACTTCCGCATCATCAATCCCGGACGACAGCAGGAACGTTTCGACCCCGACGGCTCCTACGTGCACCGGTGGGTCCCCGAGGCGACTGAGCCCTCGCGGGACGCGCAACGCCCGATCGCCGACCTGCGCAGCTCGCGCGAAGAGGCCCTTGCCGCCTTCGCCGCGATCCGTCGATCAAGCAACGAGTCCTCAGCTGGAGAAGCCTGATACGTAGAACGAGAGCGCTGTACAGATGTTGCCCGCACAGCCAATTATGGGTCGCGGTGCCGAGAAATGACTTCCAACTGTGAGGAGGTACCAGCTTGCCCTGACGGGCAGCCGTGGTGCAGCGGCGCGTCGAGGCGTACGTGCGAGACGACCCGGTGGACGCCCCGTGCGGGCGCAGAGCAGTCGACGCCTCGGCAGCTGAGGGCGGCGCGGCGGCACTGCCGCAGTTCTCCGCCACGTGGGAGCTCCGACGGGAGGGACATCCTTGCGTGGGCCAGGCGGCCTGACCGGTCGTGAGTCGGGGTGGCGAGAGGGCAAGGCGGAGACTCGGGCCCTTGCCGCCAGCCGGTCCCGTTCTGTCCTCGCCAGGTGCGCTCCTGGTCACGTGCAGCACTCGAAGGTCGATCGCCTTCTTGGTGGTGGTCGCGGGTTTCGGGCGGTCTGCAGCTGGCACGACCCTAGCGGTCACCCCAGCGGTCACATTGCTGCCGAATAAGACAACGCCCTGGCGAGAAACTTGTTCTCACCAGGGCGTTCGTCGGGCTGACAGGATTTGAACCTGCGACCCCATGACCCCCAGTCATGTGCGCTACCAAGCTGCGCCACAGCCCGAGATCCTCCGTCGCCGGAGGGCCGTGGAACACAGTACCCCGGCCACCACCTCCCGAGCGAATCGGAACGGGCGTGACCTGCGGCACCCTCCTCCGGCAGGTCGCACAGCGACCCCACAGGTGCCCCTGGGGCGAGCCATGGCAAGCGGCCCTAGCGTCGTCGACGTCCCCGACAGGAAGCAGGAACGACCATGTACGAGCAGACCGACGATTCCCAGGACCCCCGGCTCGAGCGGGAGCCCGACGGCATCCTCTCCTACGAGGGTCGGGCCCTCGCCCACCCGGAGGAACCCCTCGCCGACCAGGGTCTCGCCTTCGATGTCGGCACGATCGTCTCGCGCCGCGGCGCGCTGGTGGCCCTCGCGGCCGGCTCGGCGGCGTTCGGGCTCGCGGCCTGCGTCGGCGACGAGGAGACCGCGGCGAGCGAGGATGGCGGTGACGGGTCGACCGCGGACGGAGAGATCCCCGAGGAGACCAACGGCCCCTACCCGGCCGACGGCACCAACGGGGTGAACGTCCTGACCGAGGCCGACGTCGTGCGCGGCGACATCACCTCGAGCTTCGGGTCCGGCTCCGCCACCGCGAGCGGGGTCCCCATGACCCTCACGCTCCAGCTGACGGACCTCTCCGCCGAGGGTGCGCCCTACGAGGGCGTCGCCGTCTACGTCTGGCACTGCACCGGGGACGGCCTGTACTCGCTGTACTCCGAGGAACTCGAGGAGGAGAACTTCCTGCGCGGTGTCCAGGTCGCCGGCGCCGACGGCGCCGTCACCTTCACCAGCATCTATCCGGGTTGCTATGCCGGGCGCTGGCCGCATGTCCACTTCGAGGTCTACCCGGACGCCGACACTCTCACCAGCGTCGATGACCTGCTCGCCACGTCACAGGTCGCGATGCCGCAGGACGTGTGCGAGACGGTGTACGCGACGGACGGCTACGACGGCTCCGCCGAGAACCTCGCGGCGATCACCCTCGAGTCCGACAACGTCTTCGGCGACGACGGCGGCGAACTCCAGCTGGCCACCGCCGAGGGCAACGCGACGTCCGGGTACACCGTGACGCTCTCGGTCGCGATCGATCCCACCACGACGCCCACGATGACCGCCGCTGGAGGCGGCGCACCGCCCGTGGGGGGCGAGCCGCCCGCCGGCGGGCCGGGTGGGGCGTCCGACGGCGGGGGCTCCCTGGTGGGCAACTCCCTCGTCGGCTCCCGCTGAGCGGGGAGGTTCGCGGGGCTCCGCGGGTCGCAGCGGCTGCGGGTGCGAGCGGCGCTAGTGTGCTGATATGCCTGCTCCGACGCGGTCGACGCCCCACGGGGAGACCCCGTACTCGCCGTCCTCGCTGCTGCGTGCTCTGACCGCGAACCCCTACGACGTCGACGCCCTGCGCGAGGACGACCCGCTCGCCGAGGCCGCGCCGCCGGACAACCGGCCCATGCGCACCCTCACCCTGCTGCTGGCCCTCGCGCTGGGCTTCGTCGTCGCCGTCGCGGTCACCGACCTCCGGCGGGACGCCGCCGGGGACGACGACCCGCGGGCCCTGCTCGAGCAGGAGGTGCTCGAGGCCCGCGGTGAGCTGGACGAGCTCGAGAGCCGGCAGGAGGGTCTCGAGGGTCAGATCGCCGATGCCCAGGCCGTGGTCCTGGACAGCACCGATGCCGACGCCTCCGAACGGCTGCGCGCCTACGAGGCCGCCGGCGCGGGGTCGGCCCGGACCGGTCCCGGTGTCGTCCTCACCGTCGAGGACTCCGCCCCGCTGCCGGCCAGCCCCGGCGTCAGCGAGGGGACCGTCAACCGCGTCACCGACGACGACCTGCAGATCGCCGTGAACGGGCTCTGGGCCGCCGGCGCCGAGGCCATCGCCGTCAACGGCCAGCGACTCAGTGCCACCAGCGCGATCCGTACCGCCGGCTCCGCGGTGCTGGTGGATTTCCGGCCCCTGTCCCCGCCCTACGAGATCACGGCGCTCGGGGACCCGGAGGAGCTGCGCGCGGCCGTCGACGCGGGGGAGAGCGGCGACTACCTCTCCGGGATCTCCGCCCGCTTCGGCATCCGCCACTCCTGGGGCAGCGCCCAGGACCTGACCGTCCCCGCCCGGCCCGTCGGCACCCTGCGCGAGGCCTCCGAGCTCGAGGCCCCGCGTGAGAGCACCCCCGAGACCTCCCCCTCCACCGCACCCGCCAGCGACCCCGCCACCGGCGGGGCGCGGAAGGAGACCGAATGATCGCCCTCATCGGCTTGGCCGTCGGCATCGGACTGGGCATCGTCGTCCAGCCCGATGTGCCCGCCGTGCTCCAGCCCTATCTCCCGATCGCCGTCGTCGCAGCCCTGGACACCCTGGCCGGAGGACTGCGCGCGAGCCTCGACGGGGCGTTCGACGCCCACGTCTTCATCACCTCGTTCCTGTTCAACGTCCTGATCGCGGCCTTCCTGGTGTTCCTCGGTGATCAGCTGGGGGTGGGGGCCCAGCTGTCCACCGCCGTGATCGTCGTGCTCGGGATCCGGATCTTCTCCAACGCCGCCGCGATCCGACGCCTGCTGTTCCGGTCATGAGCGACGGCACCCGCACCCCGGAGAGCCGCACGGCACAGAAGATCGTCTGGCGACGGCTGCGCGAGACCCTGCGCCCCCAGCCCACCTGGACCCAACTGATCGTGGGCCTGCTGTGCCTGCTGCTGGGCGTGTCCATCGCTGCCCAGGTGCGGCAGACGGACGACTCCCTCGACGGCGCCTCCCAGCAGGAGCTGGTGCGGCTCCTCGACGAGTCGGGACGGCACTCCGCCGATCTGGAGGTCGAGGTCGCCGAGCTCGATCGCACCCTCGAGGCGCTGCGCTCCGGCCAGGAGGACGACGTCGCCGCGCGCAACGCCGCCGAGGAGCGCCTGGCGACGCTCGAGATCGTCGCCGGGACCACCCCCGCGCACGGTCGCGGGATCGTGGTCTCGATCGCGGACCCCGACGGCGGCGTCCGCTCCTCGACCCTGCTCGGCGTCATCCAGGAGCTGCGCAACGCCGGCGCCGAGGTGATCCAGATCGATGACGTGCGCGTGGTCGCCTCGAGCTCCGTCACCACCGCCGCGGACGGGCGGCTGATGGTGGACGGCGCCGCCGTCGCCGCCCCGTACACGATCCGCGCGATCGGCGACCCGGAGGTCATGGAACCCGCTCTGCGGATCCCCGGCGGAGCTGCGGACTCCGTGGCCGGGGACGGCGGGACGCTCGCGGTGGCGGTCGAGCAGGAGGTGCAGATCGAGGCGACGGCGGAGCTCGAGGAGCCGGTGCACTCGCAAGTGGTCAAGTGATCGTCAAATCCTGCTCTGCGGGACGTCGAAGGGGCGCGTCCCCTGCCCTCCTCGTGCGAGGATGGACAGGCGGGATCGTGTTCACCCACGGAGCAGGATCCGTCGCCGGCCAGGAAGGGGTGCGGAGTGTCCGGGAACACCGAGTGGAACGACGACAATCTCGATCACACGTCGAAGCTGAGCGCCATCTCGCCCAGCGACCCGGTCGAGGACTCGGAGTCCGGCCTCTCGTCGCAGGACCGTCGGGCGATCGAGAACCTCCCCCCGCGCAGCGCTCTGCTGATCGTGCGGAAGGGGCCGAACCTCGGTGCGCGCTTCCTGCTGGATTCCGAGACCACCATCGCCGGTCGCCACCCGGGCAGCGAGATCTTCCTCGACGACGTCACGGTCTCCCGCAAGCACGCCGCCTTCGTGCGCGAGGGGGACAGCTTCCTCGTGCGCGACCTGGGCTCCCTCAACGGCACCTACGTGGGCAAGGACCGGGTCGACGAGGTGCGCCTCCAGCCCGGTCAGGACGTGCAGATCGGCAAGTACCGGCTGACGTACCACCCCTTCCACGGGACGGACTGACCGGATGCCGGCCTCCGCAGCGCGCAGGCCGAACTCGTCCGGGGCCGCACGGCTGAGCATCGGGCAGGTGCTCGGGAGCCTGCGGGACGAGTTCCCCGACCTGGCGCACTCCAAGCTCCACTATCTCGAGTCCGAGGGTCTGATCACGCCCGAGCGCACCCCTGCCGGGTATCGCAAGTACTCGCGCGAGGACGTCGACCGCCTGCTGTTCGTGCTGCGGGCGCAGCGGGACCGCTTCTGGCCGCTCAAGGTCATCAAGGAGCACCTGCTCGAGCACGGCGTGGACTCCGAGGTCACCTCGATCGCCTCCCGCCCCGGCCCCACCTCCTCTCCGCAGCCGGTGCGTCTGGACCGGCGCGGACTCGCCCGCCAGGCCGCCGTCGAGGAGGACTTCCTCGCCGAGCTCGAGCAGTACGGGCTGCTGGCCGAGGGGCTCCTGTTCTACGGGTCCGCCGAGCTGGAGATCGTCATCTCGGCCCGGGACCTGGCCGACGAGGGGCTGCATCCCCGTCACCTGGTGATGCTGCGCACCTCGGCGGAGCGGGAGGCCCACATGATCCGCTCCGTCGCCAAGCCGCGCTCGCGGGGCGGGGACGCGGTGGCCCGCGGCGAGGCCGAGGACTTCGCCCGCGACCTGGGGGAGTCCATGGTCACCTTGCATTCCGCGGTGCTGCGCGCCAAGCTCCGGGAGACCTGAGCACCGCTGATCCGACTCCGTTCGGCGCTCCGGATCGGCTCCTCGGCGCAATCGATCCGTGATCTTCGGGCGGCGCGTTGCTGTCTCCGGGAGGGTGGTTCGGGCTAGTCTGGGCGAGTGCTCTCGTCCTTCCCCGTCGGAGAGCCGGAATCCGGAGGTAGCCGTGAACGCCACTCCTGGCGATGATCGCACTGAGCAGTCGACCGTGCCCGCCGAGCCCGCGCAGGGCGTCCTGTTCGATGACGTCGTGGACGCTCCCGGGGAGCTCGGATACCGTGGTCCGGCCGCCTGCAAGGCCGCCGGCATCACCTACCGTCAGCTGGATTACTGGGCCCGCACCGGCCTGGTCCTGCCGGGCGTCCGCGGCGCCAGCGGCTCCGGCAGCCAGCGCCTGTACGGCTTCCGGGACATCCTCGTCCTCAAGGTCGTCAAGCGTCTCCTCGACACCGGCGTCTCCCTGCAGCAGATCCGTGTCGCCGTCAGCGCGCTGCGTGAGCGCGGCATCGACGACCTCGCCGGCATCACCCTGATGAGCGACGGCGCCTCCGTCTACGAGTGCACCTCCGCGGAGGACGTCTTCGACCTGGTCCAGGGCGGTCAGGGCGTCTTCGGCATCGCCGTGGGCCGAGTGTGGCGCGAGGTCGAGAACGACCTCGCCGTGCTGCCCGGTGTGGACCCGGCCGACGACGCGGCCCTCGCCCTGCAGGACGAGCTCGCCGCGCGCCGCCGCTCTCGCCAGGCCGGCTGAACCGTCGCTGAACCAGAAGAACGGCGGGTCCCGGGAAGGGGCCCGCCGTTCTCTGTATGTCTCTGTATGTCTCTGTAATTCTCTGTTCAGCTCAGGAGTGCTGGCGTGAGGCCAGCACCGTCTTCAGCAGGGCGTCGAAGTCCGCGGTGAGCCGCTTGCCGGAGGCGCCCTCGTACCGGTGCAGAGGAACGGCGCCGCCCTGGGCCTGCTGCAAGCCCACGCGCTCCTCGATGACCGGCTCGAGGACCGCCTCGCCGAAGAGGTCCCGCAGCTCGGCCAGGCGGTACTGGTGCTCGACGGAACGGGGGCGGTAGCGGTTGACGACCAGGCCCAGCGGCTGCAGGCGGGGCGCGATGCCGTCCTCGTGCATCTCGGCGGAGAGCTTCAGCGCGCGATCCGCCGCCGTCACCGCGAAGAAGCCCGGCTCGGCGACGACGAGGGAGCGGTCCGAGGCGGCGAGCGCCATCTGGGTGAGGCCGTTCAGGGACGGCGGACAGTCGATGAGCACCAGGTCGTACTGGTGGCTGCGCTTCTCGAGCGCCTCACGCAGCCGGCGCACGTCGCGCGGATCGGGCGTGGGGGAGTCCATCAGCGAGGAGCGGCTCGACCCGGGGATCACATCGAGGTGCGAGGCGGCCTCGGAGGACCACGGCGCCGGCACGATGGAACGGTCGATCGTCTCCGTGCGGGGGGAGGAGAGCACCTCGGCGATGTCCACCGTGCTCGCGGGCTCCCCCAGCAGCCCCAGGGTGGAGTCGCCCTGCGGATCGAGGTCGATGACGAGGGCGTTCACCTCCTGATGGAGGGCGGCAGAAGCCAGGCCCAAGGTCACCGACGTCTTGCCGACGCCGCCCTTCAGGGAACACACACTCACGATGAACACGGGGGGAGTCTACCGACCGGACCCTGATCACCGGGTCCGCCACGGGCGGTAACCTGCGTGAATCATGTCCGGGACCGGTGCTGAGGGGGCCGACGTTGTCGCAGATCACGCATGAGCTCGTGCTGGAGGTGCTCGAGGGCTGCGGGGCGGGCGCCCTGCGGGAGGCCGCCGAGCTCGGCCCCGCGGGCGAGGTGACACCGACGGAGCTGACTCTGAGCACCGACGACCTCGACGCGGTGCGCGGCCTGCGCCGCACGGTCGCCGCCTCCACCGCCCTCACCGTCCCCGCGCGGCGGCCGCGCGAGCTGCTGGAGACCTCGGTCCAGCGACGCCTCGGCGAGCTGCTGGAGGACATGGGGCGTCAGCGTCCTCGTCAGCGCTTCCACGGGCTGCGCCTGGAGGCGGCCGGTTCCGGCACGCCCGAGATGCGGCGGCTCGCCGAGGCCCTCGCGCAGCGGACGGGGATCGCCGTGGCCGAGGACGGCGACCTGGTGGCACGGGTGAGGCGCGGGACGGCATCGGGCACCTGGCAGGTGCTGCTGCGCACCACGCCGCGTCCCCTGTCCACCCGCGCCTGGCGCACCGTGAACTACCCGGGTGCGGTCAACGCGACCGTCGCGGCCACCGTGCTGGACCTGCTCGAGGTGGGGGAGGAGGACAGCCTGCTGGACCTGACCTGCGGATCCGGGACCTTTCTGATCGAGCAGCTGTACGCAGCGCCGCCCGCCCGTGCGGTCGGGGTGGATGTGGACCCCGAGGCGATCGACGCCGCCCGCCTCCACCAGCGGGCCGCGCGACGGCGGGGCCGCATCGACTGGATCCTCGGCGACGTGCTGACGACCTCCCTCGAGCCGGGATTCACGCGCATGGTCACGAACCCGCCCTGGGGCACGCTGCACGGGGACCACGACTCGAACGAGCAGCTGCTGGCGGACCTGCTCGCGCGGGCCGCCCAGCTGGCCGCGCCGCGTGCCCGCCTCGGGGTGCTCACCCATGAGATCTCGCGCATGCATCGGGTGCTGGAGCGTGGGACGGCGTGGCGACCGGTCGGGGAGCACCGCTTCTTCCAGAAGGGCCACCATCCGCGGCTGTTCCTGCTCGCGCGCGACTGAGCGGGTCCCTGGTCTCGGGCAGCGGAGGGTCACAGCCCCCGTCGGC from Brachybacterium sacelli includes the following:
- a CDS encoding FUSC family protein, translated to MRRFLRDLPALLRRPETVTDLLQIAKGVLAGTAAWALSIFVLDSQLPFLAPWTALLTVHATVHRSLSRGAQTTVASAVGVLVSFVIGAWLGVSVWTFALALLVGLLGSRISWIRDEGVAIATTAIFLLGSGFDSQQPLLLDRMIEVALGVAVGVGVNLLIIPPLRDQQAARYVDSINRRMGDVLINMADEFSTSWDTDQAEAWFRETESMSEELDSAWQTVRFARESERVNPRSGLRRRRGSGRNGSSTVPAEEASYENILARVDEGISHLRHLTRTLREATHLDGDWDARFRKGWVRIVRDAGHAMADPDAEVEPIFDRLSDLSVTVAREAQLPRESWPLYGSLITSMRHIAVIVDDVASAREAREGAAANPRDQ
- a CDS encoding 3,4-dioxygenase subunit beta, which gives rise to MYEQTDDSQDPRLEREPDGILSYEGRALAHPEEPLADQGLAFDVGTIVSRRGALVALAAGSAAFGLAACVGDEETAASEDGGDGSTADGEIPEETNGPYPADGTNGVNVLTEADVVRGDITSSFGSGSATASGVPMTLTLQLTDLSAEGAPYEGVAVYVWHCTGDGLYSLYSEELEEENFLRGVQVAGADGAVTFTSIYPGCYAGRWPHVHFEVYPDADTLTSVDDLLATSQVAMPQDVCETVYATDGYDGSAENLAAITLESDNVFGDDGGELQLATAEGNATSGYTVTLSVAIDPTTTPTMTAAGGGAPPVGGEPPAGGPGGASDGGGSLVGNSLVGSR
- a CDS encoding DUF881 domain-containing protein, yielding MPAPTRSTPHGETPYSPSSLLRALTANPYDVDALREDDPLAEAAPPDNRPMRTLTLLLALALGFVVAVAVTDLRRDAAGDDDPRALLEQEVLEARGELDELESRQEGLEGQIADAQAVVLDSTDADASERLRAYEAAGAGSARTGPGVVLTVEDSAPLPASPGVSEGTVNRVTDDDLQIAVNGLWAAGAEAIAVNGQRLSATSAIRTAGSAVLVDFRPLSPPYEITALGDPEELRAAVDAGESGDYLSGISARFGIRHSWGSAQDLTVPARPVGTLREASELEAPRESTPETSPSTAPASDPATGGARKETE
- a CDS encoding small basic family protein, with product MIALIGLAVGIGLGIVVQPDVPAVLQPYLPIAVVAALDTLAGGLRASLDGAFDAHVFITSFLFNVLIAAFLVFLGDQLGVGAQLSTAVIVVLGIRIFSNAAAIRRLLFRS
- a CDS encoding DUF881 domain-containing protein yields the protein MSDGTRTPESRTAQKIVWRRLRETLRPQPTWTQLIVGLLCLLLGVSIAAQVRQTDDSLDGASQQELVRLLDESGRHSADLEVEVAELDRTLEALRSGQEDDVAARNAAEERLATLEIVAGTTPAHGRGIVVSIADPDGGVRSSTLLGVIQELRNAGAEVIQIDDVRVVASSSVTTAADGRLMVDGAAVAAPYTIRAIGDPEVMEPALRIPGGAADSVAGDGGTLAVAVEQEVQIEATAELEEPVHSQVVK
- a CDS encoding FHA domain-containing protein, with the protein product MSGNTEWNDDNLDHTSKLSAISPSDPVEDSESGLSSQDRRAIENLPPRSALLIVRKGPNLGARFLLDSETTIAGRHPGSEIFLDDVTVSRKHAAFVREGDSFLVRDLGSLNGTYVGKDRVDEVRLQPGQDVQIGKYRLTYHPFHGTD
- a CDS encoding MerR family transcriptional regulator; translated protein: MPASAARRPNSSGAARLSIGQVLGSLRDEFPDLAHSKLHYLESEGLITPERTPAGYRKYSREDVDRLLFVLRAQRDRFWPLKVIKEHLLEHGVDSEVTSIASRPGPTSSPQPVRLDRRGLARQAAVEEDFLAELEQYGLLAEGLLFYGSAELEIVISARDLADEGLHPRHLVMLRTSAEREAHMIRSVAKPRSRGGDAVARGEAEDFARDLGESMVTLHSAVLRAKLRET
- a CDS encoding MerR family transcriptional regulator, with amino-acid sequence MNATPGDDRTEQSTVPAEPAQGVLFDDVVDAPGELGYRGPAACKAAGITYRQLDYWARTGLVLPGVRGASGSGSQRLYGFRDILVLKVVKRLLDTGVSLQQIRVAVSALRERGIDDLAGITLMSDGASVYECTSAEDVFDLVQGGQGVFGIAVGRVWREVENDLAVLPGVDPADDAALALQDELAARRRSRQAG
- a CDS encoding ParA family protein gives rise to the protein MFIVSVCSLKGGVGKTSVTLGLASAALHQEVNALVIDLDPQGDSTLGLLGEPASTVDIAEVLSSPRTETIDRSIVPAPWSSEAASHLDVIPGSSRSSLMDSPTPDPRDVRRLREALEKRSHQYDLVLIDCPPSLNGLTQMALAASDRSLVVAEPGFFAVTAADRALKLSAEMHEDGIAPRLQPLGLVVNRYRPRSVEHQYRLAELRDLFGEAVLEPVIEERVGLQQAQGGAVPLHRYEGASGKRLTADFDALLKTVLASRQHS
- a CDS encoding methyltransferase, whose product is MSQITHELVLEVLEGCGAGALREAAELGPAGEVTPTELTLSTDDLDAVRGLRRTVAASTALTVPARRPRELLETSVQRRLGELLEDMGRQRPRQRFHGLRLEAAGSGTPEMRRLAEALAQRTGIAVAEDGDLVARVRRGTASGTWQVLLRTTPRPLSTRAWRTVNYPGAVNATVAATVLDLLEVGEEDSLLDLTCGSGTFLIEQLYAAPPARAVGVDVDPEAIDAARLHQRAARRRGRIDWILGDVLTTSLEPGFTRMVTNPPWGTLHGDHDSNEQLLADLLARAAQLAAPRARLGVLTHEISRMHRVLERGTAWRPVGEHRFFQKGHHPRLFLLARD